One Pedomonas mirosovicensis genomic region harbors:
- a CDS encoding cupin domain-containing protein, with the protein MLLNDDFSARALVHASELAWVPSPAKGVERRMLFRIGAEKARATSIVRYAPGSRFARHDHPGGEEFLVLEGTFQDETGDFPLGTYVRNPPGTGHAPGSEAGCTIFVKLWQFRAGDRERIVRLPGEGKAVPLRPGAASSTLLFEGAGEQVMLEDWHPGAEVALANAKGLELLVLEGGFRDGAETLARWSWLRLPAGAPLHARVGPEGTRVWFKAAPLLHADVCAFENDSHTQG; encoded by the coding sequence ATGCTGCTGAACGACGATTTTTCGGCCCGCGCCCTCGTCCACGCCAGCGAGCTGGCGTGGGTGCCCAGCCCCGCCAAGGGCGTCGAGCGCCGGATGCTCTTCCGCATCGGCGCGGAGAAGGCGCGCGCCACCTCGATCGTCCGCTACGCGCCCGGCAGCCGCTTCGCGCGTCACGATCACCCCGGCGGGGAAGAGTTTCTCGTCCTCGAGGGCACGTTTCAGGATGAAACCGGAGACTTTCCGCTCGGCACCTATGTCCGCAACCCGCCGGGCACAGGGCACGCCCCCGGCAGCGAGGCTGGATGCACCATCTTCGTCAAGCTGTGGCAGTTCCGGGCGGGCGATCGCGAGCGCATCGTCCGCCTGCCCGGCGAGGGCAAGGCTGTGCCTCTGCGGCCCGGTGCCGCTTCGTCCACGCTGCTGTTCGAGGGCGCGGGCGAGCAGGTGATGCTTGAAGACTGGCACCCCGGTGCCGAGGTCGCGCTAGCCAATGCGAAGGGACTGGAGCTGCTGGTCCTTGAAGGCGGCTTCAGGGATGGCGCCGAGACGCTGGCGCGCTGGAGCTGGCTGCGCCTGCCCGCCGGCGCGCCGCTGCACGCCCGGGTTGGCCCTGAAGGCACGCGCGTCTGGTTCAAGGCCGCACCGCTGCTCCATGCGGACGTCTGCGCCTTTGAGAACGACTCCCACACCCAGGGATGA
- a CDS encoding DUF2938 domain-containing protein: MIGMEDIIKAALIGIGGTVVLDLWALLMARVLKMPATNWPMVGRWIGNMPRGQFVHESMAKARPVTGEAVIGWSAHYVIGIGYGLLLLAFWGAELDRAPDGLAADNPLLGAPCCTLFHHDARHGSGHCRRENAEACCDPPEECGRPLDLRAWHVCNRSRAGGGVAVLRFVR, translated from the coding sequence ATGATCGGTATGGAAGATATCATCAAAGCCGCGTTGATCGGCATCGGCGGCACCGTCGTTCTTGACCTGTGGGCGCTCCTCATGGCGCGCGTTCTCAAGATGCCTGCAACCAACTGGCCGATGGTCGGGCGCTGGATCGGCAACATGCCGCGCGGCCAGTTCGTTCACGAAAGCATGGCGAAGGCCCGGCCGGTCACCGGCGAAGCCGTGATCGGGTGGAGCGCCCACTACGTCATCGGCATCGGCTACGGTTTGCTCCTGCTCGCCTTCTGGGGGGCAGAACTGGATCGCGCACCCGACGGTCTTGCCGCCGATAATCCTCTCCTGGGCGCTCCTTGTTGCACCCTATTTCATCATGATGCCCGGCATGGGAGCGGGCATTGCCGGCGCGAAAACGCCGAGGCCTGCTGTGACCCGCCTGAAGAGTGTGGTAGGCCACTCGATCTTCGGGCTTGGCATGTATGCAACCGCTCTCGCGCTGGCGGCGGCGTGGCCGTCTTGAGGTTTGTAAGATGA
- a CDS encoding flavin monoamine oxidase family protein, translating to MIDTKVAIVGAGLAGLYAARLLRAAGVDFMLIEARDRLGGRILSADESGQPSEDGFDLGPSWYWPRVQPAIGALVAELGLPAFAQNSEGDVIFERMSREGRHRLRGLAQGQQSMRLEGGTAALVRALAHDLPRSKVLLGTRVTAMALTGDGVELTIARADETPETLAVNRVIAALPPRLLEATVAFTPEQDAATAERWRGTPTWMAPHAKFFALYDRPFWREAGLSGTAQSMVGPMLEMHDATTASGRAALFGFIGVAAEQRAALGEEKLARTCLDQFARIFGDEARAPLATLIKDWAADPLTATPADRAAAGYILPSDAPWVTGPWQQRLALAGSETSPSEPGYLAGALIAAKRAAAETLGKLETVGFRFEGKHG from the coding sequence ATGATTGATACCAAAGTCGCGATCGTTGGCGCTGGTCTGGCCGGTCTTTACGCGGCCCGTCTGCTGCGGGCGGCGGGCGTCGATTTCATGCTGATCGAGGCGCGTGATCGCCTTGGCGGCCGGATCTTGTCGGCGGATGAGTCTGGCCAGCCATCCGAGGACGGCTTCGATCTCGGCCCCTCCTGGTATTGGCCTCGGGTGCAGCCCGCCATCGGCGCGCTGGTTGCAGAGCTTGGCCTTCCCGCCTTCGCTCAGAACAGTGAGGGCGACGTGATCTTCGAGCGCATGTCACGCGAGGGACGCCACCGCCTGCGTGGCCTTGCACAGGGGCAGCAGTCGATGCGCCTCGAAGGCGGCACGGCCGCGCTGGTGCGCGCGCTCGCGCACGACCTGCCGCGCAGCAAGGTTCTTCTCGGCACGCGTGTGACGGCGATGGCGCTGACGGGGGACGGCGTCGAACTCACGATTGCGCGAGCCGATGAAACGCCGGAGACGCTCGCGGTCAACCGTGTGATCGCCGCATTGCCGCCCCGGCTACTTGAGGCCACCGTGGCGTTCACGCCCGAGCAGGACGCGGCCACGGCGGAGCGCTGGCGCGGCACGCCGACGTGGATGGCACCGCACGCCAAGTTCTTTGCGCTTTATGATCGCCCCTTTTGGCGCGAAGCGGGCCTGTCCGGCACGGCGCAAAGCATGGTGGGACCGATGCTTGAGATGCACGATGCGACCACCGCTTCGGGCCGTGCCGCATTGTTCGGGTTTATCGGCGTTGCAGCAGAACAGCGCGCCGCGCTTGGCGAGGAAAAGCTGGCCCGCACCTGCCTTGACCAGTTCGCCCGCATCTTCGGCGACGAGGCGCGCGCGCCCCTAGCCACCCTTATCAAGGACTGGGCCGCCGACCCGCTAACCGCGACCCCGGCCGACCGGGCGGCCGCCGGGTATATCCTCCCGAGCGACGCGCCCTGGGTTACGGGGCCGTGGCAGCAGCGCCTCGCATTGGCCGGAAGCGAGACCAGCCCGTCCGAACCCGGCTATCTCGCCGGAGCGCTGATCGCGGCCAAGCGGGCCGCCGCAGAAACGCTCGGCAAGCTCGAAACGGTCGGCTTTCGCTTCGAAGGAAAGCACGGATAG